The DNA region GAGCCCGCATCCCTTTTTAAAACTGAACACCAAATTTTGGAAAATAAAATACACCAACACTTGGATGTGGCTAAAAGATGTACGCGACGAAGCGGTGGCCGACAAAGCTTTTTTAACCAAATACATGGCCAACCATTATTTAAGTTGGAATGTATCGAAACGCTTAAATATTGGGTTGTTTGAATCGGTGTTGTGGACCAATTCCAACAACCGAGGGTTCGATGTGAATTATTTAAACCCTATTGTGTTTTACCGTGCCATTGAGTTCGAAACGGGGCAAGGTGCTGGAAATGCGCTTTTAGGGGCTTCGGCAAAATATAAATTCAGTGACGAGCTGAATGCCTACGGACAATTCATTTTAGATGAATTTTCATTGGGCGATATAAAAGGCGGTGAAAGAAGTTGGAAAAACAAGTACGGCTACCAACTTGGGGTAAAGTATTTCAATGCTTTTAAAGTGGATAATTTATTGCTCCAAATGGAGTATAACCGCATTAGGCCGTTTACCTATTCGCATAACACTATTGTGCTGAACTACGGGCACAACAACCAAAGTATGGCGCATTTGTGGGGCGCCAATTTTAGCGAACTGATTTTAATTGGCCGTTACCGTTACCAACGCTGGTATGGCAATGCCAAGTTTATTTTTGGTATGCGCGGACTCGATTTTAACAACGGAACCGATAATTTTAGTTACGGTGGCGATATTTACCGCGATTATAACGACCGCCCTTTCGATACGGGCGTAGAAGTAGGGCAAGGCATAAAAACCAACAGTTTTTACGCCAATCTGAAAGCTGGGTATTTGGTAAACCCCGCCTCGAACCTTAAGATTTTTACCGATATCACCGTGCGGAATTTTAACCCCGAAGCCACCACGGCATCCACGTTTGAAAACAATACCGTGTGGTTTAATTTTGGAATACGCACCGATTTGTTTAATTGGTATTTCGATCATTAATAATCATTTGTCATTCCCGCGCAGGCGGGAATCTTTTAAATTGGAGTTCATGTCCTTATCTATCAGGAGTGAATTCGAAGTGTTTTTTTATTATTTTGAGACTTTATCACGAATTGAATGAAAAAAACAAAAACAAATATTCCTCAAAAAAACAAAGTTCGTTCTGAGTTGCAAAAAGAGATTGACTCCATTTGTCCCTTTTGTGATAATGAAGACGTGGGGCATTTTGAAATCCATCATATAGATGAGAATCCATCAAACCATAATTTGCAAAATCTTATTTTACTATGTCCTACCTGTCATTCAAAAATCACCAAAGAGGATATTTCTATGCAAGAGGTTATTGATATAAAGCTAAATCTAAAGAATAAAAAATCAAAGATTCAGTTTGTTTCTGTTTCGATTGATGAACATCAATGTGGATGGCGCCCTATTAAGGATTATAAAAATGCATTCGAAGCCGTTGAGTTGAAGTCGCTGTTTCCAGTTTTTAATTTCACCTTCATAAATCAATCGAATAAAACAGTTTTGTTAACAAGCGTTAAAATTAGATCTGAACAGCTTCCAATAGGTTTGGCAGGACCACATATTCCTTTGCCAACTATTTTGAGGCCTGTAATCAAGTATAAAATAGGAATGCCTTTTGGAGGCAAAGTGGTTGAGACAAATTTGACTGAAGAGTTAGAGGTGCCAGCAGATAGGGCTTTTAAATTTCAAATTGAGATATATAGTGATTCTATGGAAAGGTTTAATCCGCCCTTTAACAAATATGCTCTATTTTTTGAATTTGGCTTCAATAATGATTTCTATCTTAAAGTTCCAATGATTTTGCTTAATACTAAAAAATATTATAAAAAGTTAAAGATATATAGAATTGGTTGAAATACGTGAAAGTCTGAAATGTGGTTTTAATTGGGGCAATTCGAGCATTTGATTTTATATTTTTGAGACTATCAAACCAAAATATATTTTAGCTGAACGTATCTAAAATGAAGCTTTGTAAAAATATATTGTATAGCTCACCTTTTGGTAACCCCTAAATTCTTTAAACTACGCCCATTTTCAATTTCACCACCAAAACCATTGCCCAAAACGCTTTTAAAGAGTATCTTTGCACTCGCAATTTAAAGCGGTTAAGAATTTAGGCCATTGAGTAACTCAAAATCTTCATTAGCAAACCCTTCTGTAATTTCAGATTTTAAGGAAATCACGAAAATGCGCTTGGCATTGAGTGTGGTGTTTTCGTCGTTGGCAGGCTATTTGTTGGGTGTAGAAACCGTAGATTTAAAAACCTTGATTTTATTGGCCTTTGGTGGCTATTTTATGGTGGGGGCTTCCAACGCCTTCAACCAAATTATAGAAAAAGATTTGGACGCTTTGATGAGCCGTACCAAAAACCGCCCCATCCCTTCGGGGCGCATGTCGGTAACCACGGCATTTATCATTGCCAGTATTTTTACGGTGGCCGGTGTGGTTATTTTATACACCATCAACAAGCAAACGGCCATGTTTGGGGCCATTTCCATTTTTTTATATACCTGTGTATATACGCCTTTAAAAACTAAAACGCCTTTGGCGGTGTTTGTTGGGGCCATTCCGGGGGCTATTCCGTTCATGTTGGGCTGGGTGGCCGCAACCGACGATTTCGGTATCGAACCGGGCACATTGTTCGCACTGCAATTCTTTTGGCAATTCCCACACTTTTGGGCCATTGGTTGGTTTTTGTACGACGATTATAAAAAGGGCGGATTCTACATGCTGCCCACGGGAAAGCAGGATAAAGGCACAGCGGTACAAACCATTATGTACACGGTCTGGACTATTTTAGTGTCCATCATCCCGGTATTTGGGTTTACGGGACGGTTGGAGCTGTCTGTAGTAGCGATGCTGTTGGTGTTGGCCGCAGGTTTGTGGATGCTGTATTACGCCATAAGGTTGTTCAGAATCATGACCGAAAAGGCTGCCAAGCAGTTGATGCTGGTAAGTGTGTCTTACATTACTTTGGTTCAAATTATTTATGTTATAGATAAATTTATTAGATAAACTATGGATTTAACACAAGGCACTCAAGAAGAAAAACACGCCAGAGCCAAAAAAATGATGCTTTGGTTTGGTATTATTTCGTTGATTATGTCGTTTATGGGCTGGACCAGTGCTTTTATTGTAAGTAGTTCGCGTCCCGATTGGTTAAAAGATTTTGTGTTGCCAAATGCTTTTGTGATCAGTACAGTAGTTATTGTGTTGAGCAGTATCACTTTTCTTTTGGCAAAAAAAGCTTTAAAAACCAACAACCGAAAAGCCACAACGCTATGGTTGTGGGCTACCTTGGTTTTGGGCATTGTGTTTATTTTTAATCAATTTTCGGGTTTTCAGCAAATCATAGATCAGGGTTATAATTTTACGGGCCCAACCAGTAACGTTACCATGTCTTACATTTATTTGATAGCAGTAGTGCATATATTGCACGTTATTGCTGGCATGGTGTGTCTATTGGTGGTAATTTATAATCATTATAAACAAAAGTATCAGCCAACAAAAATGCTAGGCTTCGAACTGGCAGCTACGTTCTGGCATTTTATTGATATTCTCTGGGTCTATCTCTTTTTGTTTTTATATTTCGTTAGATAAATAAATTGATTATTTTTGTGCAACTTTTAAACAACAACCAATAAATATGAGTACAGCAGTAGCAGAAGGCAAAACTTGGAGTGGCGGTAACGAGCCACTAAAAGCAAGTTACGGTAAAATGATGATGTGGTTTTTCATCGTTTCTGATGCCTTAACCTTTTCTGGCTTTTTAGCGGCCTACGGTTTTTCAAGATTTAAGTTTATAAGCGAGTGGCCTATTGCCGACGAAGTATTTACACACGTTCCGTTTTTGCACGGACAAGAGTTACCGATGATTTATGTGGCGTTCATGACGTTCATTTTAATCATGTCGTCTGTAACCATGGTATTGGCTGTTGATGCTGGGCATCATTTAAACAAAGCAAAAGTAACCCTTTACATGTTCTTGACCATTATTGGAGGTTTAATCTTCGTGGGGTCGCAAGCATGGGAATGGGCAACATTTATAAAAGGCGATTACGGTGCTGTACAAACCAAAGGCGGAAATATTCTTCAGTTTGTTGATACCGATGGGCACCGCGTAGCATTAAGAGATTTTGTGGTGGCCGAGCATACCGATAGAACAGCCCACGAACGTAAAAACGGTTTGTGGTTTGTAGATGAAGCGCCACTGCCTCCATTTACTGTGGAAGAAGTAGTAAAAGGATTGGAAAGCCACGAGAATGTTTTGGTAAGAACACAGTTGCTTGATGAAAACGGACACAAAACAGTTTTGTCAAGAGAAGAGTCTTTAAAGCAGATCAAAGAAAACGGAAAGTTGGTTGTTGAAGGCGCTAACCTTCATGTGAATGAATACGGTTCGCCATTGTTTGCCGATTTCTTTTTCTTCATTACAGGATTTCACGGGTTCCACGTATTTTCGGGAGTGGTTCTTAATATCATTATTTTCTTCAATGTGGTATTGGGTACTTACGAAAGACGCAAGAGTTACGAAATGGTAGAAAAAGTTGGTTTATACTGGCACTTTGTAGATTTAGTTTGGGTATTTGTATTTACCTTCTTCTACCTTGTATAATAAAGAAAAACTTAAAAAATGGCACACGAACATAAACTAGAAATATTTAGAGGTTTACTAAAGTTTAAATCCAATACCCAGAAAATTTGGGGTGTACTTATATTTTTATCCATTGTTACGGCGATAGAGGTTGTATTGGGTATTTACAAACCAAAATGGTCTATGGCCCAAGTTTTGGGAATGAAATTACTGAACTGGATTTTCATTATTTTAACCATAGTTAAGGCGTACTACATTACTTGGGATTTCATGCACATGCGCGATGAAACCAAAGGATTGAGACGCGCGGTAGTTTGGACTACCATTTTCTTGATACTTTACTTAATATTCATCTTGTTGCAAGAAGGTGGTTATGTATTTAAAGTATATGACGAAGGCTTTATAAAAAGAGATTTTTAAACAGTTTTCTGTTTAATAGTCTACTGGAATTTAAGTGTTAAATAAAGTAATAAAGGCGGTTTTTCAACCGCCTTTTTCTATTTTTGCAGCGCATTTTTTAGCTGCGAAAACCTCAGTGTTTTATGGATTACAAAAAAGTGAGTCGGTACGTTGTATTAGGGATTTTGTTTTTTCTTCCCGTAACGTTTTTATTGATGCTTTATCCGGCAACACATAATTATACGCCCCTCGATATTGTTAATGATTCTGTAGCCGATTTAGAAGGGTTTACTTCAACTTCCGAAGAAGACATTGTTTTAAAAGACCATATTACCGTTTTAGGGTTTGTCGGTACAAACCCAATGGAAAACGCTACCAGTGCATCCAACCTAAAGGAATTGGTGTACGATAAGTTTAAAGGCTTTAAACGTTTCCAAATGGTGCTTGTGGCGCCCGTTGGGACGGAAGAAGCCGTAAGTCAGTTAAAAACGGAAATAAGCTCTTACGAAGATTTAAGGTTTTGGCATTTTGTGTTCGGCGAACCTTCCGAAATTGAACAACTATTCGCCAGTTTAAAAAGTGAAGAACCGCTTAGAGAAGATTTTTCCACCAACCATGTGTTCATCATTGATAAAGATTTGAACCAACGCGGCAGAATAGACGATCGTACCGATAACGAATTGAAAAAGGACAAACCCGTTTACGGACTAAACAGTTACGATTGTATTGAAGTGGCCGAAATAAAGAACAAAATGAGCGAAGACATGCGCATTTTGTTTACCGAGTATCGGCAAAAACGAAAAGGAGAGTTCAACTCAGATACGCGCCGCGCTAACGATTTAAACAGCAACGATGAAAAAGAATAATTATTCATACATAGGCATCGCTTTTATTATTTTGGTTTTTGGGATTATTTTTATTCCGAAAATTGTTGATAGAATTTCAGAAGGCGATATAAACCGAAAGGAAAGTCGCAGTGATTATGCCGATGAAAATAAATCGATTGATTCTGGTTTGGCGTTTATCGAAATTAACGGTGAACCCAAAAAAGTACCACCGTTTTCGTTTACCGATCAAAACGGAAAGACCGTCACGAATAAAGATTATGAAGGCAAAGTATATGTGATAGAATTTTTCTTTACTACATGCCCGACCATTTGCCCCAGAATGAATCGTAACTTGGTTCAAATTCAAAATGCATTCAATGGATTTGAAAATTTTGGAGTGGCTTCGTTTACCATTAATCCCGAATTCGACACCCCCGAAGTTTTAAAAAATTACGCCGAACAATACGGTATTACCAACCCCAATTGGCATTTAATGACGGGCAATCAAGATGCGATTTATAAATTGGCTAACGAAGGCTTTAATCTTTATACAGCCGAAGAAGAAAGTGCAGCAGGCGGATTTGAGCATTCGGGTAATTTTGCCTTGATTGATAAAAACGGTTTTATCCGTTCAAGAAAAGATGATTTTGGAAACCCCATTATCTATTACAGAGGGATTGTTTCCGAAGATGAAAAAGTAGATGATGATGGAGCGCCCGAAGAAATCAGCGCGCTAAAAGAAGATATAAAAAAGTTGCTTAATGAATAATTCACAAGAAATTTTAGACGAAAAAAAATACAACAAGTTAATTGTTGTACTTTCTATTTTAATTCCCGTTGCGGTAGCGGTATTGTTTGGTATTAAAATCCCTAACGTAGAGCCTTTAAGTTTTTTGCCGCCTATTTATGCCACCATTAATGGTTTTACCGCCGTTTTGTTGGTTATTGCTTTTGTGGCAATTAAAAACAAAAAAGTAAAATTGCACGAAAATGTAATGAAAACGGCCATTGGCTGTTCGGTAGCGTTTTTAGTGATGTACGTAGCCTATCACATGACCAGCGATTCCACCAAGTTTGGAGGCGAAGGTGCCATAAAATACATTTATTATTTCGTGTTGATTACGCATATTTTGTTGTCGATCATCATTATCCCGTTCGTGTTGATTACTTACGTTCGTGCCATAACCAATAATATTGAAAAGCATAAAAAAATAGCCAAGATTACGTTTCCGTTGTGGTTGTATGTGGCTGTTTCGGGGGTAATTGTTTATATTATGATTTCACCTTACTATTAATGAAACTCTAATTTGTGAAGTTTGCAAAACGAGAACAAATTAGTAAGTTGAATTAACCCCGATGAATATCGGGGTCTCATAAGATTTAAAATGAAAAACAAACTCGTCTTTTTTCTCTTTTCTGTTCTCTTTTTTCTAGAGACAAACGCTCAGTGCGCCATGTGCCGTGCCGTATTGGAGAGCGAAGAAAGCCAAACTGCAGCCGAGGGCATTAACGATGGCATCGTGTACCTTATGGCCATTCCATACATTTTGGTGGCTGGTATAGCTTATGCTATTTATCGTAAATTCAATACGTTAAAAAAGTAATAAAAAGTTTTATTTACTTAATTTGTAACATTTCTTTGTGAGGGTAGTCTAACTTTTTAGGCTATAAGAATCCTAAAATCCATCAAAGTTATGTTGAAAATTCACGAGCTTCACAAGTCCTATCCCATTGGCGATTCCAGTTTACATGTTTTAAAAGGAATAGACCTCAATATTGAAGAGGGCGAAATGGTAGCCATTATGGGCTCATCAGGTTCAGGAAAATCTACGTTGCTGAATATTATTGGGATGTTGGATGAAGCCGATACGGGTGAATATATTTTAGATGGACTCCCCATTAAAGACCTAACAGAAAAAAAAGCGGCCGTTTACCGAAATAAATTTTTAGGGTTCATTTTTCAGTCTTTCAATTTGATAAATTATAAAAACGCCTTGGAAAATGTGGCATTGCCACTGTACTACCAAGGTATGAATAGAAAGGAACGCCAAGAAAAGGCATTGTTCCATTTAGAAAAAGTAGGATTGGCCAACTGGGCCGAACATCTGCCAAAGGAACTTTCTGGAGGGCAAAAACAACGTGTGGCCATTGCCCGTGCTTTGGCGGCCAACCCCAAATTATTGCTAGCCGATGAGCCAACCGGAGCACTCGATACCAAAACCTCGCACGAAATTATGGAGTTTATACAGCAATTGAATGACGAAGGAAAAACCATTTTAATGGTTACCCACGAAGAAGATATTGCCAATATGTGCAAACGCATTGTAAGGCTTCGCGACGGGGTAATTATGGAAGACAAAAAAATAAATCAGGTAAGAGCCGGTCAATATGTTTGATTTAGACCTTTGGAGGGAAATATTTCAAAGTATCAATAAAAACCGGACTCGAAGTTTGCTTTCGGGGTTTACGGTGGCCTTCGCCATTTTGCTTTTCGCCATTCTTTTTGGTATTGCCAACGGTTTACAAAACACTTTTGCTGAAGCCTTTGGTACCGATGCCAATAATTCCATTGTTATTTTTCCGGGACGAACTACCAAAGCGCACGATGGCCTTCAGGCGGGACGGCAAATCCAATTTAAAAACGAAGACCACGATTTTGTATTGGATGAGTTTGGTGAAAAAGTACAGTACATAACCAGTAAAGTCAACAGAAACGTAACTGCCACTTTTAAAGGCGAGAAAAACACCTACCAAATGCGGGCCGTGCATCCCGAATACATGTTTATTGAAAACAATGTTGTGAGCGAAGGCCGCTACCTCAATCAAAACGATTTAAACAATAAAACCAAAGTGGCCGTAATCGGCAATGTGGTTAACGACGAACTGTTTTTAAAGGAAACCGCCATTGGAAAGTACATCAGCTTAAACGGCATTTCTTTTAAAGTAGTGGGCGTTTTTACTGATGATGAAGGCGACAACGAAGAGCGGGTTATTTATGTGCCCCTGACTACCGCCCAGTTTTTGTACGGCAATAACGATTTTATCGATTTTATGCACTTAACGTACAATCCAAAAATGAACAGCGATCAAGCGTTGGCTTTTGGAAACGATATCACCAAAAAATTAAAAGAACGTTTTTCGGTGGCGAGAAGCGACCAACGGGCCATTAGGGTGCACAATATGGCACAGGGCACCAAGCAAGTAGATATGATGACCTTTGGGCTCACAGTTATCATTTTGGTTATTGGCTTCGGTACTTTAATCGCTGGGGTGGTGGGCATCAGTAATATTATGATTTTTATTGTAAAAGAGCGCACCAAAGAAATCGGTATTCGTAAAGCTTTGGGGGCTTCGCCGCGTTCCATTGTATCCATTATTTTGTTGGAATCTATCATTATTACAGCAATTGCAGGCTACGTCGGTTTGCTAATAGGCGTTGGCGTTTTGGAGTGGGTAGCACCGTATTTGGAACAATATTTTATAAAAGACCCCAGTGTGAGCAATAGGCTGGTGGTGGGAGCAACCATTGTACTTATTCTAGCCGGAGCCATTGCGGGTTACATACCAGCTAAACATGCTTCAAAAATTAAACCCATTGTAGCCTTAAGAAACGATTAGCGATGTTTAGATTTTTATTCGATAGAGATACATGGCAAGAGGTTTTCGATAGCTTCAACAAGAACAAACTGCGGTCGGTTTTGACCATGGTAGGCGTTTGGTGGGGTATATTATTGCTCATCGGATTATTGGGCTCGGCACGGGGCTTGGAAAACGCATTCAACCGTTTGTTTGGTGATTTTGCCACCAACAGCGTATTTGTTATGGGCAGCTCAACCGGGAGGCCATTTAAGGGCTTTCAGGAGGGTAGAAGGGTACAATTAACCTTAACCGATATTGTAAAAGTAGAGGCCAATGTTGAAGGCATAGAATTTGTCGTGCCAAGAAATATGAACCAAGGTTTGGTGGTGCGGAATTTCCTCTCGGGAACTTTCAATGTGATGGGAGATTATCCGGTGCTCGATAAGGTTCAAAAAAAGAAATTGGTACATGGACGGTTTATCAACCAAAGTGACATCGACGACCATAAAAAAGTAGCGGTCATTTCCGAAAGTATTTACAAACAACTTTTTGAAAAAGACGAAAACCCTATTGGGCAGTACATTCAAGTAAACAACATCAACTACATGGTGGTGGGCATGTACGATCAGGGCAATGTTAATTTTGGCCCGAGTGAAGACATCCACATTCCGTTTACCACTTTTCAGCAGGTATATAATCAGGGCGAAAAAATTGGTTTTTTAATGATTACGGGAAAGCCAGAGTTCGATATTCAACAAATAGAAAACGATGCCATTTTGATGTTGAAAACCTTAAACCACGTGCATCCCGAAGATAAACGAGGCTTCAGGAGTTTTAACATGGGGAAGGAATTTGCAAAAGTAACTGGCTTTTTAACGGGCATGCAGTTTTTAACATGGTTTGTGGGCTTGGCCACTTTAGTAGCGGGCGTTTTTGCCATCGGGAATATTTTATTGATTACGGTAAAAGAGCGCACCA from Tamlana crocina includes:
- a CDS encoding cytochrome C oxidase subunit IV family protein, producing the protein MAHEHKLEIFRGLLKFKSNTQKIWGVLIFLSIVTAIEVVLGIYKPKWSMAQVLGMKLLNWIFIILTIVKAYYITWDFMHMRDETKGLRRAVVWTTIFLILYLIFILLQEGGYVFKVYDEGFIKRDF
- a CDS encoding DUF420 domain-containing protein; this encodes MNNSQEILDEKKYNKLIVVLSILIPVAVAVLFGIKIPNVEPLSFLPPIYATINGFTAVLLVIAFVAIKNKKVKLHENVMKTAIGCSVAFLVMYVAYHMTSDSTKFGGEGAIKYIYYFVLITHILLSIIIIPFVLITYVRAITNNIEKHKKIAKITFPLWLYVAVSGVIVYIMISPYY
- a CDS encoding ABC transporter permease produces the protein MFRFLFDRDTWQEVFDSFNKNKLRSVLTMVGVWWGILLLIGLLGSARGLENAFNRLFGDFATNSVFVMGSSTGRPFKGFQEGRRVQLTLTDIVKVEANVEGIEFVVPRNMNQGLVVRNFLSGTFNVMGDYPVLDKVQKKKLVHGRFINQSDIDDHKKVAVISESIYKQLFEKDENPIGQYIQVNNINYMVVGMYDQGNVNFGPSEDIHIPFTTFQQVYNQGEKIGFLMITGKPEFDIQQIENDAILMLKTLNHVHPEDKRGFRSFNMGKEFAKVTGFLTGMQFLTWFVGLATLVAGVFAIGNILLITVKERTKEIGVRRALGATPFEIKRQIVVEAVFLTLVAGVIGIITGGWILITLDYFFGQGDEAAIVNASVSISVVFVALVILVILGTLIGLIPAFKATSVKPIEALREE
- a CDS encoding cytochrome c oxidase subunit 3; the protein is MDLTQGTQEEKHARAKKMMLWFGIISLIMSFMGWTSAFIVSSSRPDWLKDFVLPNAFVISTVVIVLSSITFLLAKKALKTNNRKATTLWLWATLVLGIVFIFNQFSGFQQIIDQGYNFTGPTSNVTMSYIYLIAVVHILHVIAGMVCLLVVIYNHYKQKYQPTKMLGFELAATFWHFIDILWVYLFLFLYFVR
- a CDS encoding ABC transporter ATP-binding protein, with product MLKIHELHKSYPIGDSSLHVLKGIDLNIEEGEMVAIMGSSGSGKSTLLNIIGMLDEADTGEYILDGLPIKDLTEKKAAVYRNKFLGFIFQSFNLINYKNALENVALPLYYQGMNRKERQEKALFHLEKVGLANWAEHLPKELSGGQKQRVAIARALAANPKLLLADEPTGALDTKTSHEIMEFIQQLNDEGKTILMVTHEEDIANMCKRIVRLRDGVIMEDKKINQVRAGQYV
- a CDS encoding HNH endonuclease, with the translated sequence MKKTKTNIPQKNKVRSELQKEIDSICPFCDNEDVGHFEIHHIDENPSNHNLQNLILLCPTCHSKITKEDISMQEVIDIKLNLKNKKSKIQFVSVSIDEHQCGWRPIKDYKNAFEAVELKSLFPVFNFTFINQSNKTVLLTSVKIRSEQLPIGLAGPHIPLPTILRPVIKYKIGMPFGGKVVETNLTEELEVPADRAFKFQIEIYSDSMERFNPPFNKYALFFEFGFNNDFYLKVPMILLNTKKYYKKLKIYRIG
- a CDS encoding cytochrome c oxidase subunit 3, with amino-acid sequence MSTAVAEGKTWSGGNEPLKASYGKMMMWFFIVSDALTFSGFLAAYGFSRFKFISEWPIADEVFTHVPFLHGQELPMIYVAFMTFILIMSSVTMVLAVDAGHHLNKAKVTLYMFLTIIGGLIFVGSQAWEWATFIKGDYGAVQTKGGNILQFVDTDGHRVALRDFVVAEHTDRTAHERKNGLWFVDEAPLPPFTVEEVVKGLESHENVLVRTQLLDENGHKTVLSREESLKQIKENGKLVVEGANLHVNEYGSPLFADFFFFITGFHGFHVFSGVVLNIIIFFNVVLGTYERRKSYEMVEKVGLYWHFVDLVWVFVFTFFYLV
- the cyoE gene encoding heme o synthase → MSNSKSSLANPSVISDFKEITKMRLALSVVFSSLAGYLLGVETVDLKTLILLAFGGYFMVGASNAFNQIIEKDLDALMSRTKNRPIPSGRMSVTTAFIIASIFTVAGVVILYTINKQTAMFGAISIFLYTCVYTPLKTKTPLAVFVGAIPGAIPFMLGWVAATDDFGIEPGTLFALQFFWQFPHFWAIGWFLYDDYKKGGFYMLPTGKQDKGTAVQTIMYTVWTILVSIIPVFGFTGRLELSVVAMLLVLAAGLWMLYYAIRLFRIMTEKAAKQLMLVSVSYITLVQIIYVIDKFIR
- a CDS encoding SCO family protein yields the protein MKKNNYSYIGIAFIILVFGIIFIPKIVDRISEGDINRKESRSDYADENKSIDSGLAFIEINGEPKKVPPFSFTDQNGKTVTNKDYEGKVYVIEFFFTTCPTICPRMNRNLVQIQNAFNGFENFGVASFTINPEFDTPEVLKNYAEQYGITNPNWHLMTGNQDAIYKLANEGFNLYTAEEESAAGGFEHSGNFALIDKNGFIRSRKDDFGNPIIYYRGIVSEDEKVDDDGAPEEISALKEDIKKLLNE
- a CDS encoding ABC transporter permease codes for the protein MFDLDLWREIFQSINKNRTRSLLSGFTVAFAILLFAILFGIANGLQNTFAEAFGTDANNSIVIFPGRTTKAHDGLQAGRQIQFKNEDHDFVLDEFGEKVQYITSKVNRNVTATFKGEKNTYQMRAVHPEYMFIENNVVSEGRYLNQNDLNNKTKVAVIGNVVNDELFLKETAIGKYISLNGISFKVVGVFTDDEGDNEERVIYVPLTTAQFLYGNNDFIDFMHLTYNPKMNSDQALAFGNDITKKLKERFSVARSDQRAIRVHNMAQGTKQVDMMTFGLTVIILVIGFGTLIAGVVGISNIMIFIVKERTKEIGIRKALGASPRSIVSIILLESIIITAIAGYVGLLIGVGVLEWVAPYLEQYFIKDPSVSNRLVVGATIVLILAGAIAGYIPAKHASKIKPIVALRND